AAGCTGATCGCCTATTCATCTGTTGCCCACATGGGTTTCGTGACCATGGGTATCTTCGCCGGCAACGTCATGGGCGTTCAGGGCGCGGTTTTCCAGATGATCAGCCACGGCGTCATCTCGGGTGCGCTCTTCCTCTGCGTTGGCGTGGTCTATGATCGCTGGCATACCCGCGAGATCGCCTTTTACGGCGGGCTCACCAAGCTTATGCCGCACTATGCCTTCGTCTTCCTGCTGTTCACCATGGCGAACGTCGGTCTGCCCGGCACCTCCGGCTTCATCGGTGAAATCACCACCCTGGTGGGTTCGTACAAGTGGGGCACCTGGGTGGCCTTCGTGGCGACCTCCGGCGTCATCTTCTCCGCCGTCTACGCCCTGACTCTGTTCAAGCGCGTCATGTTCGGTGAAGTGACCAACCAGGATCTTAAAAAATACCCTGACCTGTCGGTGCGCGAGATCATCATCTTCGTACCGCTGATCTTGGGCACGATTGTGCTGGGGATTTATCCGGCCTTCGTTTTTGACATTATCACTGCCAGCGTTGATACGGTCGTTGCGACCTATCAGGCCGTCATCGGCGGATAAAGGACGAGCAAGCATTATGGACTATCATCTCGCTCTCAGTTTGGCTCTGCCGGAAACGATCATAGCGGTCAGTTCCCTGCTTATCCTTGTGTTCGGCGCTTTCCGCGGCGATAAGGGCATGGTTTCGATTAGCGCCCTGTGTGGCGTGGCCCTGATCGCCGCTGCCTTCGCTGCGGCCTTTGCCCAACCCGGCACGGCCTTTTCTGGCGCTTTTGTTCTGGATGGCGTGGCACAGTTCGCCAAGGTCGCCATCTATATCGCTGCCCTCTTTATCATCGTGCTGGGGCAGGGCTACTTCGATCGTCTCGGCGCCCGTCGTTTCGAATTCCCGATCCTGATCCTGCTGGCCACGCTCGGCATGAGCATGATGGTGTCGGCCGGCGACCTGATCTCGCTCTATGTCGGTCTCGAACTGCAATCGCTGGCGCTCTACGTGCTAGCAGCTTTCCGCCGCGATGACGCTAAGTCGTCGGAAGCCGGCCTCAAGTATTTCGTCCTGGGCGCTCTGTCGTCCGGTATGCTGCTCTATGGTGCATCGCTGATCTACGGTTTCGCCGGTTCGATGAACTTCCACGCCATCGCGCTTTCGGCCAGCACCAACCTCAATGTCGGCCTGATCTTCGGTCTTGTCTTCCTCATCTGTGGTCTGGCCTTCAAGGTCTCCGCCGCGCCCTTCCATATGTGGACGCCTGACGTTTACGAAGGCGCCCCGACCCCGGTCGTCGCCTTCTTCGCCGGCGCGCCGAAGTTCGCCGCCATGGTGCTGTTCGCCCGTGTGCTGCAAACCGGCTTTGAGACGCAGGTCGAACAGTGGCGCCAGGTCATTCTGGTTCTGGCTGTCCTGTCCTTTATCGTTGGCGCCCTCGGTGGCCTGATGCAAAAGGATATCAAGCGACTGCTGGCCTATTCGTCGATCTCCAACATGGGCTACGCGCTTCTGGCCATCGCCGCTGGTGCGGTCGGCATTCCGGCTCTGCTGTTGTTCTTTGTC
The window above is part of the Asticcacaulis sp. MM231 genome. Proteins encoded here:
- the nuoN gene encoding NADH-quinone oxidoreductase subunit NuoN, whose amino-acid sequence is MDYHLALSLALPETIIAVSSLLILVFGAFRGDKGMVSISALCGVALIAAAFAAAFAQPGTAFSGAFVLDGVAQFAKVAIYIAALFIIVLGQGYFDRLGARRFEFPILILLATLGMSMMVSAGDLISLYVGLELQSLALYVLAAFRRDDAKSSEAGLKYFVLGALSSGMLLYGASLIYGFAGSMNFHAIALSASTNLNVGLIFGLVFLICGLAFKVSAAPFHMWTPDVYEGAPTPVVAFFAGAPKFAAMVLFARVLQTGFETQVEQWRQVILVLAVLSFIVGALGGLMQKDIKRLLAYSSISNMGYALLAIAAGAVGIPALLLFFVLYMVDTLGLFTVQMALSRKGEPVTRIDQLAGLAKSNMPLTVVITILALSVLGMPPFGGFWAKYFVFGAAISAGLWWFAAAGLVASVVAAFYYLRIIKLMWFDAPVGEVDKSPAETRWIAYAAAAFSFPGVIIFLIYAYPLAQSAAQGFGH